GGGTGAAATGGGGTTTTGCAAAGTGCTTTCGGGGGCATCAACCTCATTCCTCGTTTTCGTGCACGCGGCAGGAATTGGTCATCGCCCCTCCCTGCAGGATACGGGGAATGCCGCCCAGTCGTCCCTGAAGGTAACTTTTGCAAATATCCTTGTCGTACCGGACATTCTTGTATTCGCTGAAAGAGAAGAGACTCGAGGCGCCGGCGGCGTCTCTCTCGGTCACCCACATCTCGTCACGGCGCAGGAGTTCTTGATCCATGAGCAACACATCATGGGTCGTGAACAGAAGTTGCGTTCTGGTCTGGGTTGAGCACGTGGCCAGATACGCTTCAAGCAATCTGCGCGTGAGCAGCGTGTGCAGGCTGCGGTCGATTTCGTCGATGACATAGACCTTTCTGGACATCTGGGCCGACAGATCCAGGATTACGGGCAGCAGGTCGATGATCCGCTGCGAGCCGTCCGACTCCTGCCGAATCTCGAACCTGGCCTCGGTGCCGTCCTCCCTGGGATGGAAGGTCACCAGTTTCTTGGCCGTCAGTTCGCCGTCCTTGCGGGTCACGAGGAAGCGTTCGTTGAGCGGTTCGGTGAGAAACCGGACGGTCATGCCTTCCGGGACCTCCTCCTGGATCCTGTTTTTCAGCAATTCCGGCAGAGGCAGGTGTTCGAAGGGGACCTCTTCACCGCCCAGATGGACGATGCCAGTGTCGAGTTGCGGCAACATCTCGTTCATGGTCGAGTAGAGCGGATGCCCCTCGTCGATGAACTGCTCGAACGGTTCGAAGCGGGAATCGGGCGCGACCAGTTCGAGCGTATCCTTGAACCAGTCATAGACCGGCCTGAAGTTCTCGACCTTCTGCGAGACCGCGTTGGTCAGGAAGAGTTGGTTGTCTCGCGTGCCCTTGAAGGCGAACTGGAGAAACTGGTCCTTGGCCAGGGATGCGTCGAAGTTGGGCGAGCCCAGGCGGCGGTGGTAGAGCACCTTTTCACTGGTGCTGGTGATGG
The Deltaproteobacteria bacterium DNA segment above includes these coding regions:
- a CDS encoding ATP-binding protein; translated protein: MIVNFSLENWMSFRNHVTFSMVASRERQHGDRVPRLGKYKTRVLPVAAIYGGNASGKTNLFKALSFAKALVVKGTQPDGLIPVEPYRLGKKGVEQPSRFGFELLIDDTIYEFSFAVTRKAVLEEKLVAITSTSEKVLYHRRLGSPNFDASLAKDQFLQFAFKGTRDNQLFLTNAVSQKVENFRPVYDWFKDTLELVAPDSRFEPFEQFIDEGHPLYSTMNEMLPQLDTGIVHLGGEEVPFEHLPLPELLKNRIQEEVPEGMTVRFLTEPLNERFLVTRKDGELTAKKLVTFHPREDGTEARFEIRQESDGSQRIIDLLPVILDLSAQMSRKVYVIDEIDRSLHTLLTRRLLEAYLATCSTQTRTQLLFTTHDVLLMDQELLRRDEMWVTERDAAGASSLFSFSEYKNVRYDKDICKSYLQGRLGGIPRILQGGAMTNSCRVHENEE